A DNA window from Luteolibacter luteus contains the following coding sequences:
- a CDS encoding TIGR03790 family protein codes for MIRILGFLLSFTLALKAAPAPLDVESVAILYNSSSRDSKSLAEYYAGIRKIPEENLIGLPLPDAEEMSRADFEKLLKAPLVKEYDLRKWWTRSKSAEGQVVPLNSKIRVLVCMRGVPSRVAADPTLPMPKPEDQAAYLQANQAAVDSELALLGMEGLPIKGALNNPYYKVEKSIAETGLPMTLVGRIDSPSLATCERMIRDAVETEKTGLWGMAVIDFSKKFAESPEGDPALENIVRYHREAGIPTMADRFPETLPLNYPLRDTAIYFGWYDWNVSGPFLNTTFKFKKGAVAAHLHSFSAAQLRDPAKNWVAPLLTRGAAATLGNVYEPFLQMTHHFDIFEARLMAGYSLVEAAYMALPVLSWQNIVVGDPLYRPFLHLDGSGELAEEDRAYRAIRIAKMRWKDDPAKYEEMLRTGATSLKSGPMMEAVGLMNVEQHKTGVAAMDFQKAKLFYTSKPDRLRLDMHIAAMDRAAGRNAAAVKLLRGAQTLNLDIPEVSAPATWLNILEPPAPKK; via the coding sequence GTGATCCGGATTCTCGGTTTTCTGTTATCTTTCACTCTGGCGCTGAAGGCAGCGCCGGCACCGCTCGACGTCGAGTCGGTGGCAATCCTCTATAACTCCTCTTCGAGGGATTCCAAATCTCTCGCCGAGTACTACGCCGGGATCAGGAAGATCCCTGAAGAGAATCTCATCGGCCTGCCCCTGCCGGATGCCGAGGAGATGTCCCGCGCGGATTTCGAGAAGTTGTTGAAGGCCCCCTTGGTCAAGGAATACGACCTCCGGAAATGGTGGACCCGCTCGAAAAGCGCGGAGGGGCAGGTCGTGCCCCTGAACTCAAAAATCCGCGTGCTGGTCTGCATGCGGGGCGTCCCTAGCAGGGTCGCCGCGGATCCCACCCTGCCGATGCCGAAGCCGGAAGATCAGGCAGCCTACCTGCAGGCAAACCAGGCAGCGGTGGATTCCGAACTCGCCCTGCTTGGCATGGAAGGCCTTCCCATCAAGGGAGCACTAAACAACCCTTATTACAAGGTCGAGAAAAGCATCGCCGAAACAGGCCTGCCGATGACCCTGGTAGGGCGCATCGATTCCCCTTCGCTTGCAACTTGCGAGCGCATGATCCGGGACGCGGTTGAGACCGAGAAAACCGGCCTCTGGGGAATGGCGGTGATTGATTTCTCGAAGAAATTCGCGGAGTCGCCGGAAGGAGATCCCGCCCTGGAAAACATCGTGCGCTACCATCGCGAGGCAGGGATCCCCACGATGGCCGATCGCTTTCCGGAGACGCTGCCCCTGAACTATCCGCTGCGAGATACCGCTATCTATTTCGGCTGGTACGATTGGAATGTTAGCGGACCATTCCTGAACACGACTTTCAAATTCAAGAAGGGAGCCGTGGCGGCGCATTTGCATTCCTTCAGCGCGGCTCAATTGCGCGATCCCGCGAAAAACTGGGTCGCCCCCCTGCTGACGCGTGGAGCAGCGGCGACCCTCGGGAATGTCTACGAACCATTTCTCCAGATGACGCACCACTTCGATATCTTCGAAGCGCGCCTGATGGCGGGATACTCGCTGGTAGAGGCGGCCTATATGGCGCTGCCCGTGCTTTCCTGGCAGAACATCGTGGTAGGTGATCCGCTCTACCGGCCGTTCCTGCATCTGGATGGATCGGGAGAACTCGCTGAAGAAGACCGCGCCTACCGCGCCATCCGCATCGCAAAAATGCGTTGGAAAGATGACCCTGCGAAGTATGAGGAAATGCTGCGCACCGGGGCCACCAGCTTGAAGAGCGGCCCGATGATGGAGGCGGTGGGGCTGATGAATGTGGAGCAGCACAAGACAGGAGTCGCCGCCATGGATTTCCAGAAAGCGAAGCTCTTCTACACCTCCAAGCCGGACCGCCTGCGACTGGACATGCACATCGCCGCCATGGATCGCGCCGCGGGCCGGAATGCAGCCGCCGTGAAGCTCCTGCGTGGTGCCCAAACGCTGAACCTCGACATTCCGGAAGTGTCCGCTCCCGCTACCTGGCTGAATATCCTCGAGCCACCCGCTCCCAAGAAGTGA
- a CDS encoding DUF5808 domain-containing protein has translation MKLSELDEIHRSPGSWFLGVIYFAPRDPRLLVRKRIGSLGWTLNFARPLAIPFLVASIAALWLGLNAVASTEWSESAKWGAALGMIASLVICWAWVANQRRYID, from the coding sequence ATGAAGCTGAGCGAATTGGATGAAATTCACCGGTCTCCCGGGAGCTGGTTCTTGGGCGTGATCTATTTTGCCCCTCGTGATCCCCGGCTCTTGGTCAGGAAGCGGATCGGATCCCTTGGCTGGACCCTGAATTTCGCGAGGCCGCTGGCCATTCCCTTCTTGGTGGCAAGTATTGCTGCCCTTTGGTTGGGCTTGAATGCGGTGGCCTCGACGGAATGGTCGGAATCGGCGAAGTGGGGTGCCGCGTTGGGAATGATTGCATCGTTGGTGATTTGTTGGGCTTGGGTGGCGAATCAGCGACGCTATATCGATTGA
- the rimK gene encoding 30S ribosomal protein S6--L-glutamate ligase, translating into MKILVLSRNANLYSTSALVKAAEARGHDVRVVDYLRCYMNITAHNPKIFIEGEELTADAVIPRIGASHTFYGNAVVRQFEMMGVFTVNDSVAIARSRDKLRSMQLLARKGVGLPITGFAHSTDATGELIKMCGGAPLVIKLLEGTQGVGVVLAETAKAAESVIEAFKGLRADILVQEFIKEAKGADIRCIVVDGKVVASMKRQAAEGEFRSNLHRGGTAEKVKITPEERSVAIRAAKIMGLNFAGVDLLRSNHGPVVMEVNSSPGLEGIEKSSGKPVADMVIDFIEKAAVKRPKPPKPTDK; encoded by the coding sequence ATGAAAATTCTCGTTCTTTCGCGTAATGCGAACCTCTACAGCACCTCCGCTCTCGTCAAAGCCGCGGAGGCCCGAGGCCACGACGTCCGTGTCGTGGATTACCTGCGCTGCTACATGAACATCACCGCGCACAACCCGAAGATTTTCATCGAGGGTGAGGAGCTGACGGCGGATGCGGTGATCCCGCGGATCGGAGCCAGCCACACCTTTTACGGCAATGCCGTGGTGCGGCAGTTCGAGATGATGGGGGTTTTCACCGTGAACGATTCGGTGGCGATCGCTCGCTCCCGCGACAAGCTGCGGAGCATGCAGCTTCTGGCCCGGAAAGGGGTGGGCCTGCCGATCACCGGCTTCGCTCACTCCACCGATGCTACCGGCGAGCTGATCAAGATGTGCGGCGGTGCGCCGCTGGTGATCAAGCTGCTGGAAGGCACGCAGGGCGTGGGCGTGGTGCTCGCGGAAACTGCCAAGGCGGCCGAGTCCGTGATCGAGGCTTTCAAGGGCCTGCGCGCTGACATCCTCGTCCAGGAGTTCATCAAAGAGGCGAAGGGAGCTGACATCCGCTGCATCGTGGTGGACGGCAAGGTGGTCGCTTCCATGAAGCGCCAAGCCGCTGAGGGGGAATTCCGTTCCAATCTTCATCGGGGCGGCACGGCGGAAAAGGTGAAGATCACTCCGGAGGAGCGCTCCGTGGCGATCCGCGCGGCAAAGATCATGGGGCTCAATTTCGCGGGGGTTGATCTCCTGCGCTCGAACCATGGACCGGTGGTGATGGAGGTGAACTCCTCGCCGGGCTTGGAAGGCATCGAGAAATCCTCGGGCAAGCCGGTTGCGGACATGGTGATCGATTTCATCGAGAAGGCAGCCGTGAAGCGCCCGAAGCCGCCGAAGCCGACCGACAAGTGA
- the recN gene encoding DNA repair protein RecN has translation MLTLLKIRNLALVDELVWELGPGLVGVTGETGAGKSVIVGALKLVLGERADKGLIRTGEDACTVEAVFELRDAAEVNAVLAEGGLEACEDGSLIVRRVIGQSANRQFVNDSPVTLALLKRLGEHLVDLHGPHDHQSLLSTERQLSMLDAYAGNDAALDAYRATWRAWRDKETELEDLREAETASTQELDLLRHQVAEIDAANLKPEEEDEIADRYRRASNSTRLVELAGAASAALGSDETGVLTHLVEVQRLVRDLEKLDPGIRERTQGLENAVMELQELERSLADYAEDLDIDPSEAARLEERVNLFETLKRKYGGDLAAVLAQRDRAAARLDSVENRGERLEQLSAEAARLREETDKAGHGLTAKRKKAAPKLAKEIASQLKDLGFKQSSFDVQVLLHKEPVASGLEGIEFLFGPNPGEPMQPLRQIASSGEISRVMLAVKSALAEQDATPLMVFDEIDANVGGEIARAVGKKMAGLGSRHQVVAITHFPQVAALAARHYVVEKEVAGGRTRSRMFPVNGDGRISELVRMLGGGGDSARAMAASLLAEA, from the coding sequence ATGCTCACGCTTCTCAAAATCCGCAATCTGGCTCTGGTCGATGAACTCGTCTGGGAACTTGGTCCCGGCTTGGTTGGGGTGACGGGGGAGACGGGCGCGGGCAAGTCCGTCATTGTAGGTGCCCTGAAGCTGGTGCTCGGCGAGCGTGCCGACAAAGGTCTGATCCGGACCGGGGAGGATGCTTGCACGGTGGAGGCGGTCTTCGAATTGCGAGACGCCGCCGAGGTGAATGCCGTGCTGGCCGAAGGGGGGCTGGAGGCCTGTGAGGATGGTTCACTGATCGTGCGCCGTGTGATTGGACAGAGCGCGAACCGCCAATTCGTGAATGATTCCCCGGTAACCTTGGCTTTGCTGAAGCGTCTCGGCGAGCATCTGGTGGATCTGCACGGTCCGCACGATCACCAGTCGTTGCTTTCCACCGAACGCCAGCTCTCAATGCTGGATGCCTATGCGGGCAATGATGCCGCTTTGGATGCCTATCGCGCCACCTGGCGAGCCTGGCGGGACAAGGAAACCGAACTGGAAGATCTGCGCGAGGCGGAGACGGCGAGCACACAGGAGCTGGATTTGCTGCGCCACCAAGTGGCGGAGATCGATGCCGCAAACCTCAAGCCGGAGGAAGAAGACGAGATTGCCGACCGCTATCGACGTGCGAGCAATTCGACCCGACTTGTTGAGCTGGCAGGTGCTGCCTCCGCGGCGCTTGGCTCCGATGAAACGGGCGTGCTGACGCATCTTGTGGAGGTGCAGCGGCTTGTTAGGGATCTGGAGAAGCTGGATCCCGGCATCCGGGAGCGGACGCAGGGGCTGGAGAATGCGGTGATGGAGCTTCAGGAGCTGGAGCGGTCGCTTGCCGACTACGCGGAGGATCTGGACATCGACCCGTCGGAAGCGGCGCGGCTGGAAGAACGCGTGAATCTTTTCGAAACGTTGAAGCGCAAGTATGGCGGGGACCTTGCAGCCGTACTGGCCCAGCGGGATCGTGCTGCGGCGCGGCTGGATTCGGTGGAGAACCGCGGCGAACGTCTGGAACAGCTTTCCGCCGAGGCAGCCCGGCTGCGTGAAGAAACTGACAAGGCAGGCCATGGACTCACCGCCAAGCGCAAGAAAGCTGCACCGAAGCTGGCGAAGGAGATCGCCTCCCAGCTGAAGGACCTCGGTTTCAAGCAATCTTCCTTCGATGTCCAGGTGCTGCTGCACAAGGAGCCGGTGGCTTCCGGCTTGGAAGGCATCGAGTTCCTCTTCGGGCCAAATCCGGGTGAGCCGATGCAGCCACTGCGGCAAATTGCTTCCAGCGGTGAAATCAGCCGCGTGATGCTGGCGGTGAAGAGCGCACTGGCGGAGCAGGACGCCACACCGCTGATGGTCTTCGACGAAATCGATGCGAACGTCGGCGGTGAAATTGCCCGAGCAGTGGGCAAGAAGATGGCGGGGCTTGGTTCCCGGCATCAGGTGGTGGCCATCACGCACTTCCCGCAAGTCGCCGCGCTGGCAGCCCGCCATTACGTGGTGGAAAAGGAGGTGGCTGGTGGTCGCACGCGCTCGCGGATGTTCCCCGTGAATGGGGATGGCCGCATTTCCGAACTCGTCCGCATGCTGGGCGGAGGAGGGGATTCGGCTCGGGCGATGGCGGCGAGTTTGCTGGCGGAGGCCTGA
- a CDS encoding MBL fold metallo-hydrolase, translating into MAADFELTFLGTGTSVGVPVIGCPCRVCHSEDPRNKRTRSSIHLRSGDLSILVDSGPDLREQALRENLTKVDAVIYTHSHVDHVVGFDELRAFCWHREEPLPLHATAECMATIKNMFGWAFSEENIYRGYIKPAPKIIEGPFTLGHLEITPLPVVHAKADTNGFLFQSSGHPSIAYIPDVKRVPEETMPLLRQADILIIDALRTAPHPTHMSTDEALEVIAKAGVKRGYLTHLSHESDHHELSAILPDGVQVAYDGLKIRG; encoded by the coding sequence ATGGCGGCGGATTTTGAACTGACTTTCCTGGGCACGGGAACCTCCGTGGGCGTGCCGGTGATCGGTTGCCCCTGCCGGGTCTGCCACTCGGAAGACCCGCGGAACAAGCGCACCCGTTCATCGATCCACCTGCGCTCCGGTGATCTTTCGATTCTGGTCGATTCCGGGCCGGACCTGCGGGAACAAGCGCTGCGTGAGAATCTCACCAAGGTAGACGCGGTGATCTATACCCACTCCCACGTCGATCACGTGGTGGGCTTCGATGAACTCCGTGCTTTCTGCTGGCACCGCGAGGAACCGTTGCCCTTGCACGCAACCGCCGAGTGCATGGCCACGATCAAGAACATGTTTGGCTGGGCCTTCTCGGAGGAGAACATCTATCGCGGCTACATCAAACCCGCACCGAAGATCATCGAGGGCCCCTTCACGCTCGGCCACCTGGAGATCACTCCCCTGCCAGTGGTGCACGCAAAAGCAGACACGAACGGCTTTCTCTTCCAATCTTCCGGCCATCCCTCGATCGCCTATATTCCCGATGTGAAACGGGTGCCGGAGGAAACCATGCCGCTGCTCCGCCAGGCGGACATCCTGATCATCGACGCTCTCAGGACAGCGCCGCACCCCACCCACATGTCGACGGACGAGGCCCTTGAGGTGATTGCCAAGGCCGGGGTGAAGCGCGGCTATCTCACCCACCTGAGCCATGAGAGTGACCACCACGAGCTCTCGGCGATCCTCCCGGATGGCGTGCAGGTCGCCTATGACGGATTGAAGATCCGAGGGTAA
- a CDS encoding ATP-dependent zinc protease family protein, whose amino-acid sequence MKRKPRSFKATPVLVDAPSAQVAGELGLPWKQVGMPRLVLGRREWIALPEFGVGPLNSKTDTGARTSSLHAEEIQVTPDGQRVYFVTSDHYGRRVTCETPIVKSTKVKSSTGVSRRRYVIETAAMLAGGFTWRIRLTLANRKDMRSPLLLGRQALSGYFLIDPQGNHLKGALRDLEAHFPGCHRS is encoded by the coding sequence ATGAAACGCAAGCCCCGCAGCTTCAAGGCGACCCCCGTGCTGGTGGACGCGCCTTCCGCTCAAGTGGCCGGGGAGTTGGGCTTGCCGTGGAAACAAGTGGGGATGCCCCGGTTAGTCCTCGGCCGCCGCGAATGGATCGCCTTGCCAGAATTCGGTGTAGGCCCGCTGAATTCGAAGACCGATACCGGTGCCCGCACTTCCAGCCTTCACGCGGAAGAGATCCAGGTGACGCCGGATGGCCAGCGTGTCTATTTCGTCACGAGCGACCATTACGGGCGCCGGGTGACCTGTGAGACCCCCATCGTCAAATCGACGAAGGTGAAAAGCTCCACGGGGGTCTCGCGCCGGCGCTATGTGATCGAGACGGCGGCGATGCTCGCCGGCGGTTTTACCTGGCGAATCCGTCTTACCTTGGCGAACCGCAAGGACATGAGAAGTCCCCTGCTTTTGGGCCGGCAGGCGCTCTCAGGATATTTTCTGATTGACCCGCAGGGGAATCATTTGAAGGGAGCGCTGCGCGATCTCGAAGCGCACTTCCCCGGTTGTCACCGCTCATGA